Part of the Coregonus clupeaformis isolate EN_2021a chromosome 31, ASM2061545v1, whole genome shotgun sequence genome, GGGCTACTGTCATAGTACACACAGAATGACGGACTACAAACCAACAAAGGAAATGGCAGTGGCTGATGGGTTGGGGATCCATCTAACTGACAGAACTGAGGGTTATGTTGTGTATATTGATGCTTTAGATTAATCTCATTCCTTTGAGACATCCCTTACCGGTTGTTGGGCTGGAAATACCTAAGGCCAAATTCTTCTGATATTCCctcaaatattaaatatgaaGACTTCACTAGAAAGGACAGCTAGATACTTATGCCTCCAGCTCCAGGCCCAGGCCCAGTTTGTGGCCACCGGCGTTGATGCTTTTGCCATCGACCAGTGCAGACAGGATAAGTTTCATACCTGCAGAAcaggaaaaaataaataacttagCTACAACAGCCCACTTTGGAGATGGCTGGCAGTGCTTTTGCAAAGTAGTGAGAGACAGTTCTTACCTGGCCGCAGTGTCTGGTTATAGCCAACTCCCACCAAACTAGCATTGTTAACTTTAACCTGGAAAATATAACAAACACATACAATTAACAATGGTATACAACGGGTTATGATCGTTATTGGCATTGCATTACAAAAACGTCACTTTATTGTCCAGTTACTTCCTAAAATATCTCCTTTGACACAGCCCATTCCCATTTAATAAACTACTAATCCCGCAGAACCAGTCTCTGAATATTGAACACACAAGACTAATAAACAAGACAACCAGAAAAGCAGCACTCACAGATATCGAGGCACTGGAGTCCAGCTGATACTTGGCAGCGATGCCAAAGCGGGTGCTGTTGCTGCCTGCTGTCCAGGCCAGGTTCACAGCAGTCTCCAGCTGGTCATTCACCTTCTGGTAGATGGACCCTCCAAACTCTGTGCCATCATTACTGGGATGTAGGACATAAACAGACATACATTGTGCTATCCTTGTCCGATGAACAGCTCTTTATTTAATAATAACTCAACTAAAAGATGAACTGAAATGCTCAAAATCAACCTACAACTTGTTATTAAAAATCGATGTAACTTGCCAAGACCATCATCTTTCTAATAGAAACATTCACACTTTACTGCTGAGATATAAGTCCATCCAAAATACAATAGATATGAAGCTTACACATTGGTGTGCAGCTGGAAATCATCCGTCTTGTAGCCAACAGCGAAGTTGCTCTGGGTCATTTTGGACTTGGCCGTGTCGAAGGTCATCTggtagccagccagccatcccTCGTATCCGGTCACCGCTGCACCGTGGATGGCCGGGCCGGCAAAGTCAAAGTCTACATCTACGCCCAAGTTGACGTATTCACGCTTATAGGCAGTCTTCACCTTCCCACTCTTCTTGCTGTTACAGAGAGAACAGATGGGGAAAATAGGATGAATAAACATCATTCTGATATTTCTGTTGTTCTAGTTCAGTCATCACTGATTATTTTCAATAAAAGGAAGGTTGGTGGTGGGTTATGCAGTGCCGAACGTGCACAATAAATGTTATCCACTCCAGGGTCTCAAGACTGGTGAGAAACATAAAATGATGCTTGAAAAAAATTTTATAGCCACAAACCGTACCCAGAATTTGGTGAGAATTGGGTGTCGAACGTAAGTTTCAGTCCTTTGGTGATCTatggaagaagaaaaaaattaaaCAACTGAATAGAAAGCTGACAAATGACAGTATAGACTGGTGTCTCCCCTCTACCTGGTCTTCAACAGTGATCTCAGTCCCCAGAGTGTTGTCTGTTGTCCACTTCTCTGTAAACGTCAGGCCGTATTCACCCCATTTGTACTTGGTCTCCAGGTTGCCATTGACTTTGCTGGTGTCAGTGTTGGACGAGCCAGAGGTTTTGAATTCCTAAATAACAATCATGACAGACAGTGAGCCTATATCTTGTTATGGAGGGCCAGAATGTACAGTAACTGTGGCATGATTGAAAAGCCAAACTCACCACTCCACTTGAAGACTTGGTCTTGACGTCAAGTTTCACCAATCCAAAACCTAATAAAGAACAaaccataacattcagaacaccATATGTTCCTTTGCATATTAAGGGAGCGGTGTTAACCTGTTTTTGATTAGCATCTCCTTAACATTTAAATACTTTCCAAATGGACCACTACATGGAGAATACTGATCCATACGGACAATTGTGACTTGGCTTGAACAAATTGAATGCCTGGTTGTTATTATGTTAACATACTTGTAAAATGTCCTGTCAGTGTGAAATGTGTTCTGTGGATTGATGGAAACATTCCCTTACGGGTGTAAGAGAGGCCAAAGCAAAGTGATGCTGAACGTTTAAGTTGTCAGAAAAGGCCCCTGTTACGTAAATGTCAATGTTTGTCATGCTCATCATTCCTACAGGGGTAAACCAACCAGTTTTGAAGACATTTACCATATCCTTTGTTGAAGATGTCCTTTGCAGATTTACCAAGATCACCATATGATGGAGGGACAGCCATTCTACCTGTGACAAGTAGGAAAATGGCAGATGACAAATTCAGCTATCATAGTACTACTGACTGAGTTCAGCATGTAGCCTATTGCAGAAAATGTAGGACAAAGATTATTTTGCCACAAAGAGATAGTCCTAACATGCATGTTGTTCGCTATTGATTGACTAGTAGCAGTGTCCTCCACCACCAAGTAAATGATCAGATAATAGGGAATGTATGGATCATCTCCTCATAGGACTGTGAACACAGTTGAAGGGATATGGCCAGGCCTACACAACCACCTCTACACATGTCAAGCTTTGAAGAACAAGGTTATCTGTAAGCATCCATCTTGACGTCGATATTAGCACGTCAATGCCGCTGCCAAGTCTCAAGTTGTTTGCTTGCCTAGTTAGCTAAAGTAGATCATTACAATGTGCAATATCAATGTAACTGGCGGCTGGTTCAATGAAAgtcaacttagctagctagtagctgttAGCAAAATAGCTAGCCGGCAAGCAAGTTAACAAGCCATTACATCACAGACAGGGATTTGCTCACAGCAGCAATCTGTTTCTTCAACTTGAACTCGACAGTAAGAAGACAcagttagctaggtagctaggcaATGGCACATCATCTTTCCACCTCGAATAAAAAGTCAAAATGTAGTTAGCTATAGTTAATGTCAAAGATCGGGACATGTATTTACCCTTGACAATggactaacgttagctatctgGCTACAGAGTTCCCTGCGCTGAATCCCGGCCATGTcccctacctagctagctaacgtttagctagttagctggctagcaaggTACGCCAGCTACCTAGCAATCACAGTTACCTAATTAACTAGCTAACAAAGCTATGGACATTACTTACTGGAAGTTTTGCAGGACTTCGCTTCAGTTGCTTGGAGCTTTGCGTTGGTTCGTCGTTTTCAGGCTGTTTCTAACACCGCGTCGCGACAGTCCTGTCCAGTTGGAGGGCGATGAAGGAGAAACCGCAAACGCAAAACCTCACATGACCTCAGGATCGCAGGACCCTGTAAATGTAGGTGTTCGTTTCTTTGCCTGTCTAAATCATAGTAGGATGACTTTGAGTTCTGATTTTAATTGAGTATTTCTATGTCCATATATAATAATCTAGTTAATACAAGACTGAAACACTTGAATATTTGTGTATTTATTAATGTAATACAATTGTCTTCACAAATAATATCTGGCAACTGGAAGCCGTCTTTATCACCATAGCAACCACGGTGCTTGGCCTAACATGATAGATCTAGCAGTCAGCTTTTCTCTGTACAGTTTCAGGAGGTTTGTATTTAGTTGACAGCTGGATTAGCTACTATAACCGGGGCTGTCAGAAACACTTCAAGAAACCTTAACTAGATAGCTAAACTAGAATAATTCTGCATGGTAAGGAATTATACTAACTGAGCTGTGAtcacaaataaaatacaaatatttgcTGAGCTGATAACTGCTGCTAGCCGAAGGCTGCAGTGTGGCTGAATAATGGGTTGGAGAAATCTTTTGGtggtcaaaacagaaacaggtggtcTAGCTAACTAAACAGTAAAAACTGAAATCAGCACTTTGACCGTCAGAGGACTTGACCTGAAGTGGTACTAACTAAGCTAATAAGATCAGGCCGAACACACATGCTGGTTTTCCATAGCAGACAGACCCGACATGTAAACTCAGTAATAGGTTAAATCCACGCTTAGACACTGGACCTCAGACACAGTGGGAACCATGGCCATCAACTGGGGGGGATTTCCAAAATGTAAACTGCTCAGGATAGCTCTGAGCCGATTCCCAGAATCCGCTTAAATCCACTGCACTCTGGCGCTATCTCGTGCAGATGTGTCACCATGTCCTCTAACCGTGTAGCTAACTGAATTACATTCTTGCACACACACAGGGCGACTTTTCACTAGGTACacatctaggatcagcttcccctcctcaAAACTAACTTGAACCATTCATTGATTTCAACTGTTTAATGATGGTAAAGACACGTCATTTGCAGGACATTAATCAATTAACCCAATACAACCACACTTTGTGTGATTGCAACATTTCCATTACAATGGTAGCCAATTACTGCATCTTGAAGGTATGTA contains:
- the LOC121547746 gene encoding voltage-dependent anion-selective channel protein 2 codes for the protein MAVPPSYGDLGKSAKDIFNKGYGFGLVKLDVKTKSSSGVEFKTSGSSNTDTSKVNGNLETKYKWGEYGLTFTEKWTTDNTLGTEITVEDQITKGLKLTFDTQFSPNSGKKSGKVKTAYKREYVNLGVDVDFDFAGPAIHGAAVTGYEGWLAGYQMTFDTAKSKMTQSNFAVGYKTDDFQLHTNVNDGTEFGGSIYQKVNDQLETAVNLAWTAGSNSTRFGIAAKYQLDSSASISVKVNNASLVGVGYNQTLRPGMKLILSALVDGKSINAGGHKLGLGLELEA